TCCGGCTTCTTCTCTAGCAGCAGATGTATTGTTATGGTTAGGCAAATATAATTATGACCATGACCAGTTTGAAAGCGCGCGAGGATATTTTAAGAAAATCCTTTCGGAGTTTTCTACCCATCAATTGAGTGATGACGCTGCTTATTGGATAGGCTGGACATTTTATTCAAGCAAAGATTTAAGTTCAGCCCTTGAGCAATTTAAGAATATGGCAGCTCATTATCCGGGGAGCGAGTTAGCCGGTGATGCATTCTTAAGGGCCGGCGATATTTTGTCCGAGCGAAAAGAACACAGGAGGGCTCTTGTTTATTACCAGAAGGCCTTGGATAAAGCAGAAGGCAGTTTAAAAGCGGAAATTCAATTTCAGATTGCCAAATGCTATCAGGACCAAAAAAATATCGATCAGGCAAAAATCGAGTATCTTAAGGTTACCTATCTCTACCCTGAGTCTAAATACTGGGCCATGGAGGCCAGGATCCGTGCTGCTTATATATTCGAGCAGCAGAACCAGTGGAGTGAAGCAAAAACTATTTATGAAAAGATAATTTCCAGCCAGTTGAAAGAAGCTGAATATGCCAAAAGAAGATTAGAGTGGATCAGGGATAATATCGGCGGTTTAACTTCTGAACTTGAGGTAATGCAGGTTGAGATTGAAAGTCCTGAACTTAAGGTTCCAGAATTGATCATACCACAAACTAACACAAATTAGCACAGAGGAAATAACACAGATGATCGCAGATGAGAAGAAGCAGATGATCGCAGATGACATTGTAAAAAACCAAGTTACAATCTTGGCGCGGATAAACACAATTTTTTTAAAAATAGGGTGTTTTGCTTTTATCTGTGTCCGGCTGTATTTTTTAATCTGTGGTCATCTGTGTATACGAGGAGGTTAGAATGTTTAGTATAATTCAAAAAGGCGGACCGCTGATTTACCTGATACTTTTCTGTTCGGTTCTGGCCTTGGCTGTAGTGGTTGACCGTTTGTTTCATCTTTATCGGGCCAGGATTGACACTGATAATTTTCTTAAAGAGATCTCCGGTTCGATCAAGAAAAATAAGATCGTAGAAGCCATTGATCTTTGCGACAGGACTCCGGGGCCGATAGCTCATACTTTAAAGGCGGGTATAGTAAAACATGACCGGTCCCGGGAAGAGATAAAAGAAGCAGTTAATGATGCCGCTGTTCACGAAGTCCCGAGGTTGGAAAAAAACCTGGGGGTTCTGGCTACCATTGCCCATGTTACGCCGCTGCTCGGACTTTTAGGAACGGTCAACGGAATGATAAGATGCTTTCAGATAATCCAGGAAAAAGCTTCTGCCTTTAATCCGGTCAGCCCGGGTGATTTAGCTCAGGGTATATGGGTGGCATTGCTTACTACTGCTGCCGGGTTGACTGTAGCTATACCTGCGTTGGTGGCTTATAATTATCTGGTCAGCCGGGTAGATAGTTTTGTTCTAGATATGGAAAAAAGCGCTACGGATCTGGTAAACATACTTGCTCAACGGAGTGAAGGTTATGAAGTTTAAACGCCATATAGAGTTAGCAAAGGGCCGTTTGGATATCGCTCCCCTGGTAGACGTCATTTTTTTACTGATCATATTTTTTATGCTTACATCTACATTTGTGCTTCAGCCGGTTATCAAGGTTAAACTGCCCAAGGCGGTTACTTCCGAAGCGCTTGAGGGAAAAAATTTAGTTATCGAGATTACCGCTGAAGGCAAGATTTATTTCGACAATAAAGTTATTTCTTTGTCTAAATTAAAAGAAGAACTTGCAAATATAGCTGACGGAGACAAACCCCTTCTTATCAAGGCAGACGAAAAAGCTTCCCTGGGTAAGGTGGTTGAGGTCTGGGATCTATGCCGGGATATAGGGATATCCCAAGTAAGCATAGCTACTAAACCCTGAAAGGTTATTGTAAAAGGGTCAGTTTAAAATTTAAAACGCTAAATGATAATTTTTAAATGGTTTTTAGAAATAAAAGAAAATGGTTTTGTTCAGAAACAAAGTATTTAATTTGGCCCTGGTGATTTCTATTCTCTGGCATTTGCTTTGTATATGCGGGGTGAGGATAGAACTCAACCCTTTTTATACCCATGAGCTTAAGAAATATCCGGCAATTTCTTTTCTGGGGCCCATACTGGAAGAAACTGCTTTTAGAAGGGGGTTAAAAATCGGTTTGCCTGAAGCTGTTAAAGTTCCTCTCAGGAAATTGTTTTCTGATAAACTGAACTTGCGAAGTCAGTTTTCAAATGATCAAATAAGGGCCAGAGGCAAAAAAAGGATTGTTACAAGACAACAGGCAGGTAGCCCGGATAAACATGTGCTGGTTGAGTCATTTGATAATTTAAGACAGGATTCCCAAAATGCCCCGGATTATTTACCGCGGGTTAGGCTCCAGGGGCCGGTTGAAAACAGGGCGGTTCTTTACAATCCACCCCTGCCTTCTTTGCCTGACTGGGCGAGCCAAGAAGGGCTTAGGTTTGACTTAAAGATTAAATTCTGGGTTTCCTCCCAGGGCGTGGTGAAGCATGCCAAACCTGAGATTTCCTGCGGGTATCCCGAATTGGACCTCTTAGGGATTAGATATATCAGTAAATGGCGATTCGGGGTTCTTGGGTCTGATTTTCAGCAAGCCGGTCAGTGGGGTATTGCGAAAATCTCTCTGGAGTGATAAATTGCTAAACTGTTAAACTGATAAATTGCTAAATGGCTAAACTGTTATAGCAGTTTAACAATTTAACCATTTAACAATATAACAATATAATTATGATAAGGTTGGATTTAACAACAGCTGTTTCAATATACCAGTTTATTACGGTGTTTGGTATTTTGACTATCTGGATTATTGTAAACTGTACTAAAAAAAGGAAGCTGACTGACCAGGATAACGCTTTTAGGCAGTGTTCGGTTTGCACCCGTCTTTATCTGGTTGATAAGGACCAGGATATAACAAGATGTCCTGGTTGTAAAAGTTATAATAAACGAGCAGATAATTTAGCAAGTGACTTTTCGGCAAACTTAGGGTCGTCTCGAGCAAAGTCGAGAGCCGATAACGAAGCTAAATTATAACTGCGAGAAAAAAGGAGGGATAAATATGATAACCAAAATCGGGATAGTAGCCGGTGATATCTGGCATCTTCTGGATGAAAAGGATGAAGTGGCTTTATCAGAGGTGGTTTCTTACACTGAAAAACCCAGTGAGCTTGTCCTAATGAGCCTGGGCTGGCTTGCCAGGGAGGGACATATTATCTTAAAAAAAGAGACCGATGATTATAGGGTTAGCTTAAGAAAAAAGGAATTGTAAAACAGCAGGTGATGAAAAAATTCAAAACTCTCAACTCGGTTATATTAGCAGCCTTAATGCTATTTAGCCGGGGATATTTTATTCAAAAGGCTTTCTGCGGCGGCACGGTCCGCCGGCCGGTAGTCAGCGGCAGGTTTTATCCTTCCGATGCCCGGGCACTGCGAATAATGATAGAAAATTTTTTAGAGAAAGCTGCTCCTTCTAAGCTTGAAGGGGAATTAATCGGCCTGGTGGTTCCTCATGCCGGCTACCGGTATTCTGGCGAGATAGCTGCCTGGGGATATAAATTGCTTGAAGAAAAGGAGTTTGAAACAGTGGTGATCCTGGGCCCAAGTCATTATTTACATTATCAAGGATCATCAGTTTATAATATAGGTGATTATCGAACCCCGTTAGGTGTTGTAAAAGTTAACAAAGGACTTTCTGACAAAAT
This DNA window, taken from Candidatus Omnitrophota bacterium, encodes the following:
- a CDS encoding MotA/TolQ/ExbB proton channel family protein, encoding MFSIIQKGGPLIYLILFCSVLALAVVVDRLFHLYRARIDTDNFLKEISGSIKKNKIVEAIDLCDRTPGPIAHTLKAGIVKHDRSREEIKEAVNDAAVHEVPRLEKNLGVLATIAHVTPLLGLLGTVNGMIRCFQIIQEKASAFNPVSPGDLAQGIWVALLTTAAGLTVAIPALVAYNYLVSRVDSFVLDMEKSATDLVNILAQRSEGYEV
- a CDS encoding biopolymer transporter ExbD translates to MKFKRHIELAKGRLDIAPLVDVIFLLIIFFMLTSTFVLQPVIKVKLPKAVTSEALEGKNLVIEITAEGKIYFDNKVISLSKLKEELANIADGDKPLLIKADEKASLGKVVEVWDLCRDIGISQVSIATKP
- a CDS encoding winged helix-turn-helix domain-containing protein, with the protein product MITKIGIVAGDIWHLLDEKDEVALSEVVSYTEKPSELVLMSLGWLAREGHIILKKETDDYRVSLRKKEL